In Mastomys coucha isolate ucsf_1 unplaced genomic scaffold, UCSF_Mcou_1 pScaffold20, whole genome shotgun sequence, one DNA window encodes the following:
- the Gprin3 gene encoding G protein-regulated inducer of neurite outgrowth 3, protein MGTVPDPLRVTKASIVAASGKEKSRGEPESVSLQPAQPDKNASGTGNAPAEPSLRLSPAAHALMQACVHESSQQDMASPGVFNEAEQMSPKQKSPDDSQLQGNKESAAPGQNTAAEKELISAPFLMSAVQHTHHVNRSDPPNTSTCPVPEDSLVKSEANSNGEKPEKSSCPTRVTCCISKNEGLCDFPSPENSQGIVQTPDTTIRIHSSPSEDRPEGEGQKVNNNITVVSSEPPARGGCSENKEPSATALNTTAERSENPPLSPLTSKEATCSSEARQVLLPAQRPVSRFKEASTMTCQSESEAKEVRGRARQDAEVQAVASVESRSVSTSPSILPAYLKENAAPEQENGQEQLRVVCHGKGSGNHLLELSNSMVDPQESRQCPSIVPQVHIQAAVTTPAAFKGECKLVNQPAEGLKSPLIHVASSQYPDTEENLRSLTNKEATSRQLACTNPDSQKASHQAEISQGLGNSGPREPEFVVKTTNDHKAEPGCKPSSSHGGANNDNPPESLDPTDKRGTKDEKRASPLIVKDHAPGATSTLDAKTLLLNPKSQGNEGEGPEVNPAPSPGRKTQQNTLEEHKQTKTVTSLSLPSDGTGDSSPGSGKRTPSRSVKASPRRGSRVSEFLKELNVTAAVAQVGLTPGEKKKQLGADSKLQLKQSKRVRDVVWDDQGMTWEVYGASLDPESLGVAIQNHLQRQIREHEKLVKTQSGQTRRSISSDSSSSKKLKGRQQGVLQSMLQNFRRPNCCVRPAPSSVLD, encoded by the coding sequence ATGGGGACTGTACCTGACCCTCTGAGGGTGACTAAAGCTTCGATAGTGGCagcttctgggaaggaaaagtctCGAGGGGAGCCGGAGAGTGTCTCACTACAACCAGCTCAGCCAGATAAGAATGCTAGTGGCACTGGCAATGCTCCTGCAGAACCCAGCCTCAGGCTCAGTCCGGCTGCTCACGCCCTGATGCAAGCTTGTGTGCATGAGTCCAGCCAGCAAGACATGGCATCTCCTGGTGTCTTCAATGAAGCAGAGCAAATGTCTCCTAAACAGAAATCTCCTGATGACTCCCAGCTACAAGGAAACAAGGAGTCGGCAGCACCAGGCCAGAATACTGCTGCAGAAAAGGAACTTATATCTGCGCCATTTTTAATGTCTGCAGTCCAGCACACTCACCATGTCAACCGAAGTGACCCACCAAATACTAGCACTTGTCCCGTACCTGAAGATTCCTTGGTGAAATCGGAGGCGAATTCAAACGGTGAGAAACCTGAAAAGTCAAGTTGTCCTACCAGGGTGACCTGTTGCATCAGCAAAAATGAAGGGCTCTGTGATTTCCCTTCTCCAGAAAACAGCCAGGGAATTGTACAGACTCCAGATACAACAATAAGGATTCACTCATCCCCTTCTGAAGACAGACCTGAGGGAGAAGGGCAGAAAGTCAACAATAACATCACAGTGGTGTCCAGTGAACCTCCAGCAAGAGGGGGATGCTCAGAGAACAAAGAGCCCTCTGCCACTGCCTTAAACACCACAGCTGAAAGGTCGGAAAACCCTCCACTGTCCCCCCTCACCAGCAAAGAGGCCACATGTTCTTCAGAAGCAAGGCAGGTGCTGCTGCCAGCACAGCGACCAGTGTCAAGGTTCAAAGAAGCCAGTACAATGACCTGTCAATCTGAAAGCGAGGCTAAGGAGGTCCGTGGCAGGGCTCGGCAAGATGCTGAGGTACAGGCAGTGGCAAGTGTGGAGAGCAGGTCTGTCTCTACCAGCCCCAGTATCCTCCCTgcatatttaaaggaaaatgctGCTCCAGAGCAGGAGAATGGGCAGGAGCAACTGCGTGTCGTTTGCCATGGCAAGGGCAGTGGAAACCACTTGTTGGAACTCTCTAACAGCATGGTAGACCCCCAGGAATCAAGGCAGTGCCCCAGCATTGTACCACAGGTACATATCCAGGCAGCTGTCACCACTCCTGCAGCTTTCAAAGGGGAATGCAAGCTAGTGAACCAACCAGCCGAAGGCCTTAAATCCCCACTAATCCATGTGGCCTCCAGTCAATACCCTGATACAGAGGAAAACCTGCGGTCCTTAACAAACAAAGAGGCAACCTCCAGACAGCTTGCATGTACTAATCCTGACTCCCAGAAAGCTAGCCATCAAGCTGAGATAAGTCAGGGGTTGGGGAACTCTGGACCCAGGGAACCTGAATTTGTAGTGAAAACAACAAATGACCACAAAGCAGAGCCAGGCTGCAAACCGTCCAGCTCTCATGGAGGTGCCAACAATGACAACCCCCCGGAGAGTTTGGACCCCACTGATAAAAGAGGTACAAAGGACGAGAAACGCGCTTCTCCTCTTATTGTGAAAGACCACGCACCTGGAGCCACCAGCACCCTAGATGCCAAAACCCTACTGCTAAATCCTAAATCTCAAGGAAATGAAGGTGAGGGACCAGAGGTCAATCCTGCACCCTCCCCAGGGAGGAAGACCCAACAGAACACCTTGGAAGAACACAAGCAGACCAAGACAGTCACAAGTCTAAGCCTGCCATCAGATGGCACAGGTGACTCAAGCCCAGGCTCTGGTAAGAGGACCCCTTCTCGCTCAGTGAAGGCCAGCCCACGCAGGGGCAGCCGGGTCAGCGAGTTCCTGAAGGAGCTCAATGTGACAGCTGCTGTTGCTCAGGTGGGGCTCACACctggagagaagaagaaacagctGGGTGCAGACTCCAAGCTGCAGCTGAAACAGTCCAAGCGCGTGAGGGACGTGGTGTGGGATGACCAGGGCATGACCTGGGAAGTGTATGGTGCTTCCTTGGACCCGGAGTCCCTGGGAGTTGCCATCCAGAACCATTTACAAAGACAAATTAGGGAACATGAGAAATTAGTTAAAACACAAAGTGGCCAGACTCGAAGATCTATTTCCTCAGATTCTTCTTCAAGTAAGAAGCTTAAAGGGAGACAACAGGGTGTTCTGCAGTCCATGCTGCAAAACTTCCGGCGCCCCAACTGCTGTGTCCGTCCTGCCCCGTCCTCTGTGCTAGACTAA